The DNA region TGTAGTTTTTATAGTACCCACTTTTGGATGTTCGTACTCCAAAATCATATCATTATGTTGTATCTGTGGGTCTTCCACCATTTCTTTAAAACTATTAACTTGCGAACACCAAATATCTTCTGCTAATAATAATGTTAACCATTCGCTGGTGGTTTTGGTTTTAAACACAGTGTTAAATTCGTTTCGAATATCATCACGATTATCAATAATATTATTCGATTTATACGCCTCCGAATCGTACTTGTCCAAACCAATAACATGCGCTAGTCTTTGTACAGAATTCATCCCAATAGCAATGTAACCATCTGATGTATTGTATAAGCCATAGGGCGCACCCAACCAAGGATTTGGAATACCGCTTGCACTACGCTCTGGATTTTCCCCTTTTAACAAAAAAGCTGTTATCTCTTGAATATGAAATCCTACTGCAGAACTCAATAAATTAGCTTCGATTTTTTGTCCTTTACTGGTGACACTCCTTGAATATATCCCAGCTAAAACCGATTGCACAATAAACAAACTGGTTAGCAAATCGGCTTGACCTACTGCCGTAACCACGGGCAACCCACCTTTCTGTCCGTTTAAATAGGGAGCCCCACTTATGGACTGCGCCAATAAATCCTGCCCTGGTCTTTTTAAATATGGTCCTGAAGCTCCGTATCCCGAGCTAGAGCAATACACTAGTCCCAGATTCAGGGTTTTCATATCTTCATAACCCAGACCTAAGCGCTCCATTACACCAGGACGAAAATTTTCCAAAAGAATATCCGCCTTAGCAATTATATCTTTTGCTATTTTTTTGCCTTCGTCAGATTTTAAATCTAGTGCTATACTTTTTTTATTTCTGTTGAAACTTATAAATGAGATACTCTCTCCTTCGGGATATAAATTCCCATAGGAATAATGACGCATCCAATCGCCTTTTACAGGTTCTATTTTGATGATGTCTGCGCCCATATCTCCCAACATTTGGGTAGCCCATGGCCCTTGTGCCAACTGCGAAAAATCGGCTACTACCAATCCTTTTAATGGTCCGTGTTGCTCCATGACTATTGCTCAGACTTTGTTATAAATTTTTTAATGGCCGCCTGCGCTTCTTCATCAAGGTATAATTGCTTAACTGCAATGGCTTCTTCATTGATGCGTTTTTCAAAAGGTATTGTTGTTAAACTCATATTTGCCAAACGCTTTAATTGTGCTACAGATTTATGAGGTCTTCTTGAAAGTTTCCCTGCAAAATCCATTACTTCCGTTAAAAAATTTTCATTGGAAACTACCTGATTAACCAACCCCCAACCTTTTAAGGTATTGGCATCGTATTGCCCTCCTAGAAACAACATTTCCTTAACTCTGTTTATACCTATTTTTTGAATTAATCGTTGGGTACCACCACCGCCTGGAACTAAACTTAAAAACACTTCTGGCAGTCCCATTTTTGCAGTTTCGGATGCTACAATCATATCGCAGGCTAAGGCTATCTCGCAACCACCACCAAGGGCAAAGCCATTAACACCAGCAATCCAAGGTTTATTTGCATTTTCAATAGCATCATACAGTTCTTTACCTTTTTCTTGAAAGGCGTCAAACTCTTCAGGGGTTTGGCTTCCGTATTCCTTAATATCGGCGCCTGCCATAAATGCTCTACCATCACCAGTTATTACCGCAACATGATAGTCAGGTTGGGCGTTAATCCAATGGATACCTTCAATTATTTCATCCATCATCTCCCGATTCATGGCATTTAATTGAGCTGGCCTATTAAATTTTAATACAGCTATGGCATCGGTGTTTTCAATGGTTATGGTTTTAAATGCTTTCATAACTAAACAGATTTGTAACAGTCGTTTAACCTATTCATTATTACCTCTGAATTCGCATCTTTTAATATCCCTTCGTGAATAATATCGGCGCCCTGTTCTTGAAATGCATTCCATCCTGGATGTTGCGGACGTATATAAGCGTTTTCAATAGTCCATTTGGTATCACTAAAAAAGTTGTTGCACAACGCATTGTTGGCTTTGCTCTCCCAAGCATTTTTACTTGCGGGTTGCCCATCGTTTTTGGTAAACACACCTTTTTGAACCTCAGCACTGGCTGCATAGTTGACATACTTTGAAGCTATTTCAGGATGTTTGGTTAAGGCAGATACCGCTAGCCCCACACCTCCCATAATCGTTGATATATCTTTTTGTAATCCCGTAGGGCTATTTGTAAAATGCACTAGGTTTTTAGTATACCCTTTTCGGGAATAATTAGTGTACCCAAACAGATAAGGAGAATAAATTATACCTTCTTCATTCCCCATATTATCCAATACCTGAATGGGGTTCCAGTTTAAGGATTGGGGATGACTATGTTCTACATGAAATTTTATCTCATCTAAAGCTGAAATACCAACTTTGGAATTAATTTTATTGTTATCGATAAATCTAGAACCAAAATTTTGGGCACATAGCGTTAAAAATGTACACCAAATATCTGTTGGACAAAGTGCCCAAGTCACTGAAAACCCGGAAGGTAACTTTTTATAAAATGCTTTTAATTCCTCCTGGTTTTTAGGTAAGCTCAGTTCCAAGCTATCTATAATATCTTTTCTATAAGACGCCACTAAAGCGGCCGCATCAACTGGAGTGGCGTAAAAGTGCCCCTCGTAATTATAGATATCAAAGCATTTTCCTAAAGCCTGTTGTTTCAAGGCATCTAATGCTTCGAGGGTTATATAGTTTTCCAATTGAAGTAACAAGCCATTTTTGTGGGCTTGCCCCATGTAGGGATGGTCTATGGTTATGATATCGAAGTTTTCAATTAAATCTTCGATAGGTGTATCCCCAAATTCCTTTAGGGAACGCACTTTCCATGCGATATTGACATTTGGATTATTTTCTTGAAATGCCTTTGATGTAGCTATGAGTGGTTCATACCCTCTTGGATGGTCCCATGCTATGCCTTTTAATTCAATCATTATTAACTTAATTAAATTATAACCAGCAAATATTCACTGGCGTATTTACTTTTAATGTCGATTTTTTTTGAAGTGTACCATAGTTAGTGTTTATCTCAAACACTACTAAGCTATTGCTATCCTGATTAGCGACTACAAGCCATTTGCCTTCAGGATGGATATTAAAATCTCGTGGGGTTTTGCCATAGGTACTTTGATGCCCCACAAGGGATAACTGTTTGGATTGAGCATCAATTTTAAAAATAGCAATGGTTTCAGAACCGCGATTGGATGCGTATAAGAACTTCCCATTGGGATGCATTCGTATGGCCGCACCACCAATTGCCCCATCATGATTTTCAGGAATAAAACTTATCTTTTGAGTGCTCTTACTATCACTTTTCTTTACATCGACAACAAAAATCTCTCCTGTTAATTCCCCCAGTACATAGGCAAACTCTTGATTGTTATCCATAACCATGTGTCGTGCACCACTACCTGGCTCAATTGATATATCTAAAATTGGATTACTCTGCCATTTTTGTTCTTTTTCTTGCCATTGGTAGGCCTTCGCGGTATCTAAAGTTAAATCTACAGCAAACATCTGATTGTCGGCAAAAGGGTATATCATGTGGGCATGTGCCGCTTCCTGCCGTTCTTTATTAGGACCAACACCTATGTGCCGGATGTCTTGCGAATATGGATTAAGACTACCATCTACGTTTATGGGATAGGATAAAATATTTCCTGACACGTAACTTGCCAGTACCAATTTGTTTTCAATAATAGCTAGATGACAGGCGTAATCGCCATTGATAGGTTGGGAATTTATAAGGCGTAAACCTCCATTATTTTCAATCTTATAGGCATGTACCTTTGGTTTGAGATTTTCTTGGGTTTCCTCAACCGCATAAAGGTATTTTTTGTCATCAGAAATTACCAAGTAGCTCGGATTTCGCTGTTTCGTATAGCTTTTTTCGGTAATTTCTCCTGTTTCTAAATTAAATTCAAAACACCCAATACCTTTTCCTTCTGGATTTTCTGCCGGAGTGCCTTGCCCCGTATAGCTTCCTGTATAAAAAACACCCATACTTTGTAATATTATAGTTAGTAAAATAGCTTTCACGGCTTTGTTATTTTTTGCGCGGAGGACGCGGGTCGTACTGAATCGTGTGGTTCATATAGGCTCCATCAATATACAAATCGGCACCATTGATGTAATCTGCCATATCGCTTGCCAAAAAGGCTACGGTATTGGCTACTTCGGAAACATTACCTATTCGTCCAGATGGTATCCAATTATGAAACTTCTCTCTACCAAATTTGTTGATTTCTTCTCGGTTCATATTCGTTTCTATAGCTCCTGGCGCTACAGATACCACTCTAATGTTATCTTCTGCCAACTCTAAAGACAGACATTTTGTAAACATCTTTAATCCTGCTTTTGCAGAACAATAGTGAATCAATCCCTTTCTGGGAACCGTATCATGAATTGAGGAAATATTTATAATAACACCGCCTCCATTGTTTTCCATACGTTTTCCTGCTTCTTTAGCACATAAAAAAGGGCCTTTCAGGTTGATGCCCATTACCCTATCCCATTCGTCTTCTTCTAAATCTAAAACATGTTGAACGCTTTCGCTACCAGCATTATTTACAAGAATATCAATAGTGCCAATTTCGGTATCCATTTGACTGAACATACCCTTAACTTCGGAAGCTTTTGCCACATTGGCTTTTCCTATGCTTACCGTAACATTATACTTTGATGTTATCTCATCTGCTAACTCCTGTGCTTTATCTTTATTACTGTAATAATTGATAAATACATCAGCACCACACGCCGCCAATGCTTTACAAATTCCTGCGCCGATACCTTGACTTCCTCCTGTTACTAGGGCTTTTTTGCCTTTTAAGTTAATTTGTGTCATTGGCTTTTAATCTTTTTGGTTATTAAAACAAGCTGTTACCTTCTGTTTTAATTCAGCTATTTGAGCATCATTTAATTGAAAAAACTCAAAGTCTGATATATGTGTATCTGATTTTTCAACTATAATAATCTCACTTCCTTCTTTCATAGCTATATTATGCCACACATTGGCTGGAATATTATATGTGATGTTGGGTTTTAGTAATTCTGCTTCAAAGGTTACACTATCACCTTCAATTTCAGCACCAATTAATACGGCCTCTCCTTTTAATAGAATAAATACCTCATCGGTTAAAAAATGAACATCCAATTTTTTTATATTATCTATATGTTGCTCTGGCATATAGTTTAATTGTGCCACTTGCCAGCCCTCTCGTATTAAAAACGGATGGTACCCATTAGCTTCTACTTTGTACTGTTCTATAACGGTTGTGCTCATATTATCTTAGTCTTTTGTTTTATCTTGTTTCCAAGACATTTCTATCTCTTCTAATGTTTTGCCTTTTGTTTCTGGTACAAACTTCCATATAAACCAAATGGCTGGGAGCGTTAATGCGCCGTATAAAAAGAAAGTCCCCGACGGTTTTATAGTTTCTATAAACACAGGGTTGGTAAGTGTGATAAAAAAACCTGTAACCATTAAAGATAAACTACCAATACTTACCGCCAAACCTCTAATTTTAGTGGGGAATATTTCGCTAATAATAACCCAAACAATAGGACCATAGGAAAAGGCAAAACATGCTACATACAATAATAATGGAATAATGACCAAACTAGAGCCTATGGCGAATAAGGCTGCTACGCCAAACAATGATATGGCCGCACCTATGACGCCGATTAAAAGTAATTTTCTTCGTCCATAACGCTCAATATTCATAATAGCTACAAACGTGAAAATTGAATTTACCAATCCTACTAAAACCGCTCCTAAAAAGGAACTTTCAACACTTTTTATAGATTCGTTTAAAATATTTGGCGCAAAATACATGATGGCCGCAATACCGCTTAAATGGGAAAACATTGGCAATAGAATACCTATTAAAAATGGTCGTCTTAAATAGGGCTTTAGCAAATCTTTAAAACCTTGAGATTCTGATTTTACCACAGATTGTATCTCGTCCATTTGAGATTTAGCCATAAGCTCTCCCATGGTTTTAACCATAATGGCGTAGGCTTTATTTTCCTTACCATTTACCGCTAACCACCTTGGACTCTCTGGTACTAGGAATAACAGCACCAAGAACAATAATGCTATGGGAATTTCTGTACCAAACATACCACGCCAAATTTCTTCTACAAATAACCAGTTCCAAAACCCTCCGTTTTCTTGCGTTACAACCCCTGCCGCATCTCCTGCCGCATTTAGTACCATCCAATCTACCAAAAAGGCCAACAGAATACCTAGCGTTATTGAAAGTTGATATAGCGATACCATTTTTCCTCGCTTTTCGGGTAATGTTAATTCTGAAATGTATATAGGCGCTACAACTGACGTGATACCTACGCCTATACCGCCTATGATTCTAACCACTACTAAAAATACAAATGAGTTGTTAGATGATGCCGACATCCAATAGGCATTGTTTAAATCGCCTAAAAATTGAGGCGGCAACATAGAACCAAACGCAGAAAGCAACAAACATACTGCTGCCACTATTAAGGCTTTTTTTCTACCAAACTTGTCCGTAATACTTCCCGAAATCACACATCCCAAAATTGTGCCCAAAAGTGCCGAAGACACGACCCACCCCAACATACTTGCAGATAGGTTGTAGTGACTTTCTAAAAATGTGTTACATCCTGAAATAATAGCCGTATCGTATCCAAAAAGGAAGCCCCCAATGGTGGATACGAAACTTATGGCGTAAACATAAAATGATGTGTTGGTTTTCATAATTTATAGTTAGTTGGCGTTGGTTTGGTTTTCTCAATTACATAATTCCAAATTTGTTGTAGGCATCTACAGTACTCATCCCTTCTTCTAAAGCTTTTTTAACGAGTTGCTCTCCCCTAGCCTTTTCTATAGCTCCTGCAAACGCTTTTACTTCTACTTCTTTTGGCACTACAACTACACCATCTCTGTCACCATAAATAATGTCTCCCGGATTAATACGTGTTCCCTCTATTTCTATAGGAACCCTGTAGTCTATTACCTTACCTCTTGGGCCTTGGTCCTGTGCATAGCCTCCATAAGAAAACGTCGGGAAATTAAGATTTAAAACTTCGTTGGTATCTCTTGAATAGCCATGAAGTACAGCTCCTGCGGCCTTGAGTTTCATTGCGCGAGTACTCATTAATCCACCCCAAAGTGCATATCTGGGCGAAGAGCCCGAGCAGATGTAAACTTCATCTTCTTTTAAATCGTCTAAGGCTTCAAACATAATCCCGAATGGTTTTTTCATCATGGGGTTTTTAGTGTCTTTTACAGACTCTTCAAAGACATCGGCCTCTAAAACTGGCATTGCTCTACCTATAACCACAAAATCTGTGTTTAATGGTTTTATATTAGGCGGTAAAAATTGATGTTGATATCCTAAGGTATCTAAAATATCGCCTACCAAGGCTACAAATAATTCTGATTTGGCTATAGCAAATAGCTCTTTATCATCACTCCAAATTTTATTAGTACTGCTCATATCGTTCTATTACAAAGTGTTTATTCCTGTTATTTTAAAATTATTTTATAAGTTTCAATAGCATTGTGCCCAATGTCTATTTTAATATCTTTTCCACTTAAATTCAATGTTTCAGCGTCTTCTTCAATTAAATTGGTTTTTATAACTTTTGAAGCCTCTTTAGGTAGTGATATTGTAGGTTGACCGTCTTTACCATCTAGCTCTACCAATCTTAACACAAGGGCTTCTTCATCTTCTGCTTTCTTAATGGTAGTAACACGCACCATCGGATTGGAAACATCAAAAAAGCTTTTACTTTCTGGTAAGTTACCTTTACTGTTCTTAGATTTTTGTTGACTTACCTGTAGCGGATGATGCGCACCATTACTAAACTGGTACGCTGTGGCATCACTTGCTTGATGTGATGATAATGAAAACTCAAAATGATGGTCTCCCGTTTGATGGTACCAATTGCCTTCGCCGTGGCAACTTTTATGTGATGCCATTAAAATACCTTGAAGCACTGTATATTCAACAGATTCTCTGGTTGGGTCTATCCAATCTGCTACGGCCACACCAGAAGCTAAGGTTACCTGGAAACCGTCTTTTTCCGAAGAGATAAAATTCATCACTTCTCTTGGATGGATTTCTACCGGTTTTTGGTCGTAAGTTCCACCCCAAGACCAGCCTCTTGGTGCTTGTTTCATCTCAGACTTTCCAACTTCGGCAATGGCTAGAGGCACTTCATATTTAATGGTTGTGTCTTCCATATCTAAAGGCAAAGCAAATCTAAACTCCCTATTATGTGTGCCATCCCAATCCAAAATATCTATTGAAAAATCTATTTTCTTAATATGATGATGCACTTTTATGTGTTGAACTATATTGGCATGCTTAAACTTAACTCGATTTTCATAAAGCGTAAATACAGCACCATCATTCACAATTTTCCAGTTACCTGTGTGTAAACTTGTTTTATCAAATCCGTCCATTTTTGGGGCTGTCATTTGGGTAAACTCGCCTGCACCATTCCCATCATATTTCATGGAGAGTATATCGCCTCCAGCAAATCGTGTAGTTTTCACAACCTCTTTATTCAATTCTTTATCAAATAAATACGTCATACCTCCTTTCCCTAATCGCATTTCATAAAATTGATTCCATAGGGCATTTGGCTTTACTGTCTTGTTGACCTTAAACGTTTTTCTTCCTTTCTTTAAATAAAAAGTAGCATAGCCCAAAGATGGCAAGTTAGAAGCCAGAAACTCCAACGTTCTTGTGCCTTTATGAGTACTTGTTTGAGACGGCACCATACTTCCATTTTGGTCTACCACATAATAGCTGGAATTATCATTTAATGCTACCTTAGCGGTTGCTGTTCTTTCCCAAGACAGATCATTGTAAACCACCATGGCATTATTTCGCTTGGTTTTTACATTACTTGAAATGGAGTGGATTGACTTTTCAATTAAACGGTCTGCTTCTGATGCCGAAAATTCCAATTTTGCTCGGAAAATACTATCTGTAATATGTCCGTTTTTGCCACCCCAACCATGGTCTGGGTATATGGAGGCTTCAAAAGCTTCCGAAAGTGCTTCTGATGGATAGTCTTTAAACGAGCCTTTTAAAGTAGCATCAATAGACGCAAAAATTTCTGCTGATGGTAATAAGCGCCCTGCTTTTCTTGAAGCTGTAATAGCCTTTGCGTGACCTGGTCCATGGATGTATGACCAAATGTTGGGTCTTTCTCCATCAACAATTTCAAAATTAGCTTCTGGTGTTTTTACTTCATTCATCAGTGCTGTTACTGTGGAATGTCTAAGATTGGGCATTTTAACCCCAGTTTTCTTTAGAATTTCATTCCATTCTGAAACAATGTTTCCATAGTTATTAGGTCCTGAAGCATCATTACTTATCACTATGGCAAAATGCGGTGGTAAGTTGTGTTCTTTGTAATAATCGCTCCACATTTTTACTCTAGATTGCAATTTATGCATAGCTTCTATAGCATCTTGTTCAAAGAGCTTGTAGAACATAACCGCCCAGCCATAATTTCCTGGACTGTATGTTGGGATTTTCGAACCATCTGGAGAATACCAGTTATAAAAACCTTCTTTCATTCTAGACACAAATAAGTTCTCTATACCAGATTTAGCTAGTACTTGAGCTGATTGCAATGTTCTTCCTGGCACATCTGTATTGTATACTGTAACGGCGTCTGCACCCTCAAGGTTCTTTATAATCCAACGTCTTCCAAAATAGAGCTCACGAATTAACTGCTCGTCGGTTTGCATGCCTTCGTAAGGCTGATTATAGGTGCCTCCCCACTTAAATCTTCCTTCCTGTGAACGTAATATAATCTCCTCTTTGCGCTCTGGAAATTCTTCTAGAAACTCCATTAAATCGAGTGTTTGCTCCATTCCAAAATGGAAATTTTTATCGGTTTTCATAATATCCAAAGCAGGCGCTACGATATGATGAATACGCTCCTCCCTACATTTATCTGGAGTATCTACCCACGCAATATCTTGGTGTGATGATGAAATAACATGCAACGTACCTTCGCTAAAATATCCCCAATCAGAAGTAACTAAAGGTGTAAATAATTGTTTGAATGTATTCTTACTAGACTTACCCACAAAAGTTACGCTTTCTGGTGTACCAAAAACAGGTAGCCATACCCAAGCTTTGCCGTCTTTAGGTTTAACATCTACAGTTCTTCCGCTAATAAAATCTATCCGTTTATATAAATTAACATCATCGATATCTAAACTAGCCTTTACCAGCAAATTCCCTGAGATTTCTTTATACTCATAAGGCTCTACATAAGTCATATTGATAGTGCGTTGCCCATAGGCAAACCCAACCACCAACATCAGCATTAAAAATGTGTACTTTTTCATTTAATTCTTAGCTATTTTAAATTTATTAATTGTCTTACTAAATCGGTTTAGTTTATTTCTAAAAAAACTCGGTAAAGCTATTTTTTTGTTCCGCAAGACCCTCTTACTTCTAGTTTTGTTTTTAAAACTTTTACTTGTGTTTTGGTCTTAACCGTACCCTCTATTTTATTTAAAAGTATATCTGTTACTGCACTTCCAATGGCTTCAATAGGTTGTACTACTGCTGTAATTGGAGGTTCTACTATATCAAAAGCACTTAGTTCATCAAAGCTTACTATGGCAACGTCATCTGGTACATTTACGTCTAACTTTTTAAGTACCCGCAACCCTTGAGAGGCCAAATAATGTGTTGAAAATACTATGGCATCAACGGGTTCTGCTCCCTGGAATAAGTCTTTAATAGCGCTTTCTATTTCATTAAAATATTCTTCTCTACTAATCTCTTGTATATAGTCTTTATTCTGAACTAAATTATGACTTTTAAGTGCGTCGCAATAACCTTTTAAACGTTGTGCTATCGGTTCTAAGCCCGGTTTTAATGTTACAAAACCTATACGTTTTCTTCCTAAGTTGAGCAGGTGCTCTGTTACTTTTCTTGAACCATAGTAATTATCTACAATAACATGGTCTGTATCCTTATCTGGATAATGTCTATCAAACAGCACAAAGGGAAAATTTTCTTTCTTTAAAAAGTCTATTTCCTTTTGATTTTCTTGAGTAGACGCAATTACTAATCCATCTACTTGTCTATTTAACATAGACCGTATAAGTTCTCCTTCAGTTTCTGGGTTTTCGTAAGAACTACTAAATAACACTGTATAGCCTTTTTCTTTTGCTTTTCTTTCAATAAAACCAGCTACTTTAGAGTAAAAGGTATCTGATATGTTTGGGATAATCAGTCCAATGGTTTCACTCTTTCCCCTACTTAATCCTCTGGCTAATTGATTTGGAACATATCCGTTTTTCTTCGCATATTCTTTAATTCTTTTTTGGGTATTGGCACTAATTTTATTTTCGTCACCTTTATTGTTAAGCACGAACGATACGGTTGTTTTAGATATATTTAAATCATTAGCAATATCTTTTAACGCACATTTTTTACTTCTAACCAAAACTAAACCGATTTAGTTCGCTAAAATAATAATTATTTTAGAATAAATCTAATCTTTTAATAGTTTGCTTTTGTCTATAATACATTCTTACCCTCCAAATCAATTCTTCTACATTTACTACTTTATAGTTTTCACTTAATTTACTAGCGTTTAATTTTGCTATTCCTGGGCCTATTATTGGGCCTAAAACGTTTTCAGCCACTTCGTCTTTTGAATTACCTGTGTCTGAAAATCTACTCCACGCATGAATGGATAAAACACTAAAAGGGTTACTATCAGACTCTGAATTTAACTTATTGGCTATGTATGTTGGCGTACCTTCGCGTTCATTGTTTTTATCACCAAAATT from Tamlana crocina includes:
- a CDS encoding CoA transferase, with translation MEQHGPLKGLVVADFSQLAQGPWATQMLGDMGADIIKIEPVKGDWMRHYSYGNLYPEGESISFISFNRNKKSIALDLKSDEGKKIAKDIIAKADILLENFRPGVMERLGLGYEDMKTLNLGLVYCSSSGYGASGPYLKRPGQDLLAQSISGAPYLNGQKGGLPVVTAVGQADLLTSLFIVQSVLAGIYSRSVTSKGQKIEANLLSSAVGFHIQEITAFLLKGENPERSASGIPNPWLGAPYGLYNTSDGYIAIGMNSVQRLAHVIGLDKYDSEAYKSNNIIDNRDDIRNEFNTVFKTKTTSEWLTLLLAEDIWCSQVNSFKEMVEDPQIQHNDMILEYEHPKVGTIKTTGFPVKFSDTPQKIEKPAPLLNQHAEEILKQYCGYSDLEVQSFLNKT
- a CDS encoding enoyl-CoA hydratase/isomerase family protein, with the protein product MKAFKTITIENTDAIAVLKFNRPAQLNAMNREMMDEIIEGIHWINAQPDYHVAVITGDGRAFMAGADIKEYGSQTPEEFDAFQEKGKELYDAIENANKPWIAGVNGFALGGGCEIALACDMIVASETAKMGLPEVFLSLVPGGGGTQRLIQKIGINRVKEMLFLGGQYDANTLKGWGLVNQVVSNENFLTEVMDFAGKLSRRPHKSVAQLKRLANMSLTTIPFEKRINEEAIAVKQLYLDEEAQAAIKKFITKSEQ
- a CDS encoding extracellular solute-binding protein, whose product is MIELKGIAWDHPRGYEPLIATSKAFQENNPNVNIAWKVRSLKEFGDTPIEDLIENFDIITIDHPYMGQAHKNGLLLQLENYITLEALDALKQQALGKCFDIYNYEGHFYATPVDAAALVASYRKDIIDSLELSLPKNQEELKAFYKKLPSGFSVTWALCPTDIWCTFLTLCAQNFGSRFIDNNKINSKVGISALDEIKFHVEHSHPQSLNWNPIQVLDNMGNEEGIIYSPYLFGYTNYSRKGYTKNLVHFTNSPTGLQKDISTIMGGVGLAVSALTKHPEIASKYVNYAASAEVQKGVFTKNDGQPASKNAWESKANNALCNNFFSDTKWTIENAYIRPQHPGWNAFQEQGADIIHEGILKDANSEVIMNRLNDCYKSV
- a CDS encoding lactonase family protein, whose translation is MGVFYTGSYTGQGTPAENPEGKGIGCFEFNLETGEITEKSYTKQRNPSYLVISDDKKYLYAVEETQENLKPKVHAYKIENNGGLRLINSQPINGDYACHLAIIENKLVLASYVSGNILSYPINVDGSLNPYSQDIRHIGVGPNKERQEAAHAHMIYPFADNQMFAVDLTLDTAKAYQWQEKEQKWQSNPILDISIEPGSGARHMVMDNNQEFAYVLGELTGEIFVVDVKKSDSKSTQKISFIPENHDGAIGGAAIRMHPNGKFLYASNRGSETIAIFKIDAQSKQLSLVGHQSTYGKTPRDFNIHPEGKWLVVANQDSNSLVVFEINTNYGTLQKKSTLKVNTPVNICWL
- a CDS encoding glucose 1-dehydrogenase translates to MTQINLKGKKALVTGGSQGIGAGICKALAACGADVFINYYSNKDKAQELADEITSKYNVTVSIGKANVAKASEVKGMFSQMDTEIGTIDILVNNAGSESVQHVLDLEEDEWDRVMGINLKGPFLCAKEAGKRMENNGGGVIINISSIHDTVPRKGLIHYCSAKAGLKMFTKCLSLELAEDNIRVVSVAPGAIETNMNREEINKFGREKFHNWIPSGRIGNVSEVANTVAFLASDMADYINGADLYIDGAYMNHTIQYDPRPPRKK
- a CDS encoding sugar porter family MFS transporter, producing the protein MKTNTSFYVYAISFVSTIGGFLFGYDTAIISGCNTFLESHYNLSASMLGWVVSSALLGTILGCVISGSITDKFGRKKALIVAAVCLLLSAFGSMLPPQFLGDLNNAYWMSASSNNSFVFLVVVRIIGGIGVGITSVVAPIYISELTLPEKRGKMVSLYQLSITLGILLAFLVDWMVLNAAGDAAGVVTQENGGFWNWLFVEEIWRGMFGTEIPIALLFLVLLFLVPESPRWLAVNGKENKAYAIMVKTMGELMAKSQMDEIQSVVKSESQGFKDLLKPYLRRPFLIGILLPMFSHLSGIAAIMYFAPNILNESIKSVESSFLGAVLVGLVNSIFTFVAIMNIERYGRRKLLLIGVIGAAISLFGVAALFAIGSSLVIIPLLLYVACFAFSYGPIVWVIISEIFPTKIRGLAVSIGSLSLMVTGFFITLTNPVFIETIKPSGTFFLYGALTLPAIWFIWKFVPETKGKTLEEIEMSWKQDKTKD
- a CDS encoding RraA family protein; protein product: MSSTNKIWSDDKELFAIAKSELFVALVGDILDTLGYQHQFLPPNIKPLNTDFVVIGRAMPVLEADVFEESVKDTKNPMMKKPFGIMFEALDDLKEDEVYICSGSSPRYALWGGLMSTRAMKLKAAGAVLHGYSRDTNEVLNLNFPTFSYGGYAQDQGPRGKVIDYRVPIEIEGTRINPGDIIYGDRDGVVVVPKEVEVKAFAGAIEKARGEQLVKKALEEGMSTVDAYNKFGIM
- a CDS encoding glycosyl hydrolase-related protein — encoded protein: MKKYTFLMLMLVVGFAYGQRTINMTYVEPYEYKEISGNLLVKASLDIDDVNLYKRIDFISGRTVDVKPKDGKAWVWLPVFGTPESVTFVGKSSKNTFKQLFTPLVTSDWGYFSEGTLHVISSSHQDIAWVDTPDKCREERIHHIVAPALDIMKTDKNFHFGMEQTLDLMEFLEEFPERKEEIILRSQEGRFKWGGTYNQPYEGMQTDEQLIRELYFGRRWIIKNLEGADAVTVYNTDVPGRTLQSAQVLAKSGIENLFVSRMKEGFYNWYSPDGSKIPTYSPGNYGWAVMFYKLFEQDAIEAMHKLQSRVKMWSDYYKEHNLPPHFAIVISNDASGPNNYGNIVSEWNEILKKTGVKMPNLRHSTVTALMNEVKTPEANFEIVDGERPNIWSYIHGPGHAKAITASRKAGRLLPSAEIFASIDATLKGSFKDYPSEALSEAFEASIYPDHGWGGKNGHITDSIFRAKLEFSASEADRLIEKSIHSISSNVKTKRNNAMVVYNDLSWERTATAKVALNDNSSYYVVDQNGSMVPSQTSTHKGTRTLEFLASNLPSLGYATFYLKKGRKTFKVNKTVKPNALWNQFYEMRLGKGGMTYLFDKELNKEVVKTTRFAGGDILSMKYDGNGAGEFTQMTAPKMDGFDKTSLHTGNWKIVNDGAVFTLYENRVKFKHANIVQHIKVHHHIKKIDFSIDILDWDGTHNREFRFALPLDMEDTTIKYEVPLAIAEVGKSEMKQAPRGWSWGGTYDQKPVEIHPREVMNFISSEKDGFQVTLASGVAVADWIDPTRESVEYTVLQGILMASHKSCHGEGNWYHQTGDHHFEFSLSSHQASDATAYQFSNGAHHPLQVSQQKSKNSKGNLPESKSFFDVSNPMVRVTTIKKAEDEEALVLRLVELDGKDGQPTISLPKEASKVIKTNLIEEDAETLNLSGKDIKIDIGHNAIETYKIILK
- a CDS encoding LacI family DNA-binding transcriptional regulator, which codes for MVRSKKCALKDIANDLNISKTTVSFVLNNKGDENKISANTQKRIKEYAKKNGYVPNQLARGLSRGKSETIGLIIPNISDTFYSKVAGFIERKAKEKGYTVLFSSSYENPETEGELIRSMLNRQVDGLVIASTQENQKEIDFLKKENFPFVLFDRHYPDKDTDHVIVDNYYGSRKVTEHLLNLGRKRIGFVTLKPGLEPIAQRLKGYCDALKSHNLVQNKDYIQEISREEYFNEIESAIKDLFQGAEPVDAIVFSTHYLASQGLRVLKKLDVNVPDDVAIVSFDELSAFDIVEPPITAVVQPIEAIGSAVTDILLNKIEGTVKTKTQVKVLKTKLEVRGSCGTKK